The Oncorhynchus gorbuscha isolate QuinsamMale2020 ecotype Even-year linkage group LG04, OgorEven_v1.0, whole genome shotgun sequence genome includes the window TCTTCCAGGCCAAACCCTTCCCAAAACCGGATGAGCCAATTGGGATGAGccagctgggccaattgtgcgccgccctatgggactcccgatcacggcccgttgtgatacagcccgggatcgaaccagggtctgtagtgacacctctagcactgatgatgcagtgccttagaccgataACATCTGATAACAATATTTATTGTTCTATCACATTTTTAAGTCTCTTctttcaacagtgaacaatttcTAAACAATCTCATAAAAATTTGTACTGTAAAAACAACATCGTCACTGATGCTGAAAGCCTCATGCTTAGCATTCCCATTTATGTCATAGATATTGTTTTCAATGACTGGAGAGGAACTTTCCTCTGCCCATTTACCAAATTAAATGTACACTTCATATTTGTTCAAATTAAACGCATATTGTTTTAATTGTGGTGAGAGGAGCTGGAGTAACATTTCAAAGCGAGGAGGAAAAAACGTATTTTAATAAAATAGATTTTTAAATATATCATTACTGCTGTTATATAATTCAATAACGTTATAGCATCAACAGCTTTTTATAGCAAAGTAGTGTCAGATAGAAATGTAACAATAACAATGTTTAGAGAAATATTTGACAATTTAACTTCACATGATAATAACAGACACAATGAATTAATCAATCACTCATGTTAGTGGTACTGTAACAGCTGATCTGACCTCATCTTTACCTGATCAATACAGTAATAATCAATAATCAATCATCAACAGTCAATAATCAATAGTCAATAATCAACAGTCAATAATCAAGAGTCAATAATCAATAGTCAATAATCAACAGTCAATAATCAAGAGTCAATAGTCAACAGTCAATAATCAATAATCAACAGCAAACATTCAATAGTTAATAATCAACAGTCAATAATCGACAGTCAATAATCAACAGTCAATAATCAATAGTCAATAATCAACAGTCAATAATCAAGAGTCAATAATCAATAGTCAATAATCAACAGTCAATAATCAACAGTCAATAATCAATAGGGGTCCTCCTGACTGTGTTGTATCCTAACAGGTGTTCTCTGTTTGGATTCCACCACCAGTATCCCATCATGACATAGCAGAGCCCTCAGACCCCCCGCCTGCTGTAGTTTCTCAGGCAGTGGGTCCTGGCGGGTGAAGCTTCGGGTAACAAACCCATGTTCATCCATTCTGGCTCCATGCTGAGCCTTGATCAAGAGCCATCCTTCAAACACCTGAATCATGATATCCTCAGGTCTGAACTGGGACACGTCCAGAAGCACCTGGTAAACAGGCTCAGTCCGCTGGGGTTGAGTTGTGGTAGTACTGTCGCAGACCCCTTCTAGCTTCACTACCCCTGGGTCGAGCCTCACTACCTCAGGGTCGGGCCTCACTACACCAGGGTCGGCCTCACTACCTCAGGGTCGAGCCTCACTACCTCAGGGTCGGGCCTCACTACCCCAGGGTTGGGCCTCACTACCCCAGGGTCGGGCCTCACTACCCCTGGGTCGAGCCTCACTACCCCAGGGTCGGGCCTCACTACCCCAGGGTCGGGCCTCACTACCCCAGGGTCGGGCCTCACTACCCCAGGGTCGGGCCTCACTACCCCAGGGTCGGGCCTCACTACCCCAGGGTCGGGGAAGGCAGGCCTGGGCAGGGCGAACAGGTCATGGTCCTCCACACAGTCGTCCAAGTCCCTTCCTTGGAACAGGGCCTGGTGGCGGACTGGGCTGTTCACCCAGTGGGTTATACACAGTCCCTCCATGGTTCTGCCTTCCTCCCAATCCATGTCCCAGAAAGCCTCTTGTGTTGCTGCTGTGTGGCAGAGAGCTTCACAGTCGCACAAATCAAATCAAGGAAAGAAAATAAACTGTCTCTTTCAAACCGAGGTGCATGAACAACTGAGCAAACGGAATGAGAAGATATCCAGCCAGTCAATAGTCATTCAGAAATACTTTTCTATTGTTAAACCCCAGTGCTAATCAGTCagaaatacttttttattttatcgCCATGGCAAAGCGGAGGATTGCGATTGGCGGGTCTGTGATCGTGTCGCTTGTAGTCTCTCAGTCTGAAAACCTCTTGTATATTGCTGTGGCACTGAGTCACTGAGTTTGACAGTGGGTCAGATGAAATCAAGACAGGACATGGCCTATATTTAGGACAGCGTGTGATAGGTGCTCTATCAGACTCCCATGTTGCTGTGGCAGAGGAGTGAGCCTGACGGACAGTTAGCTGAAATCATGGCAAACTATGTCTATATTAAGGACAGCGTGTTATTCTGGTGGGTGGTGGTTTCTAGGGGGTGGGCCTCTCAAGTCCTAATAGCAGTGGGAAggaatcagacctgggttcaaatgtcTATTTAAAATGTTTCAAATACTTTTcatttgctttagtctgcctggagtaccagatGGGTTTGCACTTTTGCAGCTATTTCCATTGACCAGGCAAGATCAATCAAGCCCAGATAAAATATTAATTTCAAATACTTTTcatttgctttagtctgcctggagtaacAGATGGGTTTGCACTTTTGCAGCTATTTTCTTTTGGTTCCATTGACCAGGCAAGATCAATCAAGCCCAGATAAAATATTAATTTCAAATActttttgaacccaggtctggataTAAGAAGGCTGTTTTTAGAGCTGGTAGATATGCAGCAGAAGCTAAGAATGCATATTTTATTTAACtttcatttaaccaggcaagtccgttaagaaaaaatgattatttacaatgacggtctatgaacagtgggttaactggtctaggaacagagggttaactggtctaggaacagtgggttaactggtctaggaacagtgggttaactggtctaggaacagtgggttaactggtctaggaacagtgggttaactggtctaggaacagtgggttaactggtctaggaacagtgggttaactggtctaggaacagtgggttaactggcctaggaacagtgggttaactggtctaggaacagtgggttaactggtctaggaacagtgggttaactggtctaggaacagtgggttaactggtctaggaacagtgggttaactggtctagtgggttaactggtctaggaacagtgggttaactggtctatgaacagtgggttaactggtctaggaacagtgggttaactggtctaggaacagtgggttaactggtctactgggttaactggtctaggaacagtgggttaactggtctaggaacagtgggttaactggtctaggaacagagggttaactggtctaggaacagtgggttaactggcctaggaacagtgggttaactggtctaggaacagagggttaactggtctaggaacagtgggttaactggcctaggaacagtgggttaactggtctaggaacagtgggttaactggtctaggaacagtgggtt containing:
- the hspb3 gene encoding LOW QUALITY PROTEIN: heat shock protein beta-3 (The sequence of the model RefSeq protein was modified relative to this genomic sequence to represent the inferred CDS: deleted 2 bases in 1 codon), yielding MEGLCITHWVNSPVRHQALFQGRDLDDCVEDHDLFALPRPAFPDPGVVRPDPGVVRPDPGVVRPDPGVVRPDPGVVRPDPGVVRLDPGVVRPDPGVVRPNPGVVRPDPEVVRLDPEVVTDPGVVRPDPEVVRLDPGVVKLEGVCDSTTTTQPQRTEPVYQVLLDVSQFRPEDIMIQVFEGWLLIKAQHGARMDEHGFVTRSFTRQDPLPEKLQQAGGLRALLCHDGILVVESKQRTPVRIQHSQEDPY